A part of Microbulbifer sp. MI-G genomic DNA contains:
- a CDS encoding 5'-nucleotidase: MSTLPDKLVIAISSRALFNLNDSHRVFEEQGLYAFSRYQVERENDILDKGDAFPLVEKFLKINKLLGGEPRVEVILLSRNSADTGLRIFNSIEHYGLDITRAAFCNGESPYRYIGPFGCDLFLSTDGLDVRRALEQGVAAATLVAGGGHEQQEDVLRFAFDGDAVIFSDEAEQVYKRDGLAAFTEVERASAQKPLGGGPFKGFLEALQKLQAEFEPDACPIRTALVTARSAPAHERVIRTLRAWDIRVDESVFLGGLPKGAFLRAFGADVFFDDQLDHCASAAEHVATGHVPHGIANIES, translated from the coding sequence ATGAGCACCCTGCCGGATAAGCTGGTTATTGCAATTTCTTCCCGGGCATTGTTTAACCTGAACGACAGTCACCGCGTGTTTGAAGAACAGGGGTTGTATGCGTTTTCCAGGTATCAGGTTGAGCGTGAGAATGACATTCTGGACAAGGGTGACGCTTTTCCGCTGGTAGAGAAATTCCTCAAGATCAATAAGTTGCTGGGAGGCGAACCCCGTGTGGAGGTGATTCTGCTTTCCCGCAACAGTGCCGATACCGGCCTGCGTATTTTTAACTCCATTGAGCACTATGGACTGGATATAACCCGCGCAGCCTTTTGCAATGGCGAGAGTCCCTATCGCTATATTGGCCCTTTCGGCTGTGATTTGTTCCTGTCCACGGATGGGCTGGATGTCAGGCGTGCCCTGGAGCAGGGTGTGGCGGCGGCCACCCTGGTGGCGGGTGGCGGCCATGAGCAGCAGGAAGACGTGTTACGCTTTGCCTTTGACGGTGATGCAGTCATTTTTTCTGACGAGGCGGAGCAGGTTTACAAACGCGACGGGCTTGCCGCTTTCACCGAGGTGGAGCGCGCTTCGGCGCAGAAACCGCTGGGCGGTGGCCCCTTCAAGGGTTTTCTGGAGGCTTTGCAGAAATTGCAGGCGGAGTTCGAGCCGGATGCCTGCCCTATCCGCACCGCGCTTGTCACGGCGAGGTCAGCACCGGCGCACGAGCGGGTAATCCGTACACTGCGTGCCTGGGATATACGTGTGGATGAGTCCGTCTTTCTCGGAGGGCTGCCCAAGGGAGCGTTTCTGCGTGCTTTTGGTGCCGATGTCTTTTTTGACGACCAACTCGACCACTGTGCGTCAGCCGCTGAGCATGTAGCTACTGGCCATGTTCCCCACGGTATTGCCAATATTGAATCATAA
- a CDS encoding NAD(P)/FAD-dependent oxidoreductase, giving the protein MKKLQGHADSYYAASATAATSFPRLTGPVSVDVCVVGAGYTGLSTALHLAERGYKVAVVEAERVGWGASGRNGGHVGVGQRRSQADLENMLGKDTAHTMWQFSVEAVQLVEHLIEKHTIQCDLKRGIMRLAAKSSHDSDLRREVQLLQERYGYSRIRYVDRGEVRDLVGSKRYLGGQLDRGSLHLHPLSYALGLASACAASGVDLYEHSRALCYRGGSSCTVETVSGQVKARNIVLACNGYLGKLEPRLAGRIMPINNFVLATEPLSISLGKELIANDYAVQDTLFVINYWKLSGDNRLIFGGGENYTTRFPKDIPGFVRKYMLRVYPQLANIRIDYGWGGTLAITLNRLPNLGRLEPNVYYSQGYSGHGVPTATFAGKLLAEVIAGTEEHFDILAQLPAHRFPGGTLLRWPCLVLGMLYHSLLDRFGR; this is encoded by the coding sequence ATGAAAAAGTTACAGGGCCACGCAGATTCCTACTACGCAGCAAGTGCAACTGCTGCAACGTCTTTTCCCCGGTTGACCGGCCCTGTTTCTGTGGATGTCTGTGTGGTTGGCGCCGGGTACACAGGGCTTTCCACTGCATTACATCTGGCAGAGCGGGGCTACAAGGTGGCAGTTGTGGAGGCGGAGCGGGTTGGCTGGGGCGCATCGGGTCGCAATGGCGGCCATGTTGGGGTGGGCCAGCGCCGCAGTCAGGCCGACCTGGAGAACATGCTCGGCAAGGATACGGCACACACAATGTGGCAGTTCAGTGTCGAGGCGGTACAGCTTGTTGAACACCTGATCGAAAAACACACTATTCAGTGTGACCTGAAGCGCGGTATTATGCGCCTGGCAGCCAAGTCCAGCCATGACAGTGATCTGCGCAGAGAAGTGCAACTGTTGCAGGAGCGTTACGGCTACAGCCGTATCCGCTATGTGGATAGGGGAGAAGTTCGCGATCTTGTTGGCTCCAAGCGCTATCTGGGCGGGCAGCTGGATCGTGGCTCTCTGCATCTACACCCCTTGAGTTACGCTCTGGGGCTGGCATCGGCCTGTGCCGCTTCCGGTGTTGACCTCTATGAGCACAGCCGGGCGTTGTGTTATCGAGGCGGGAGCTCCTGTACAGTTGAAACGGTAAGCGGGCAGGTTAAAGCGCGCAATATTGTGCTGGCCTGCAATGGGTATCTCGGGAAACTTGAGCCGCGCCTGGCTGGCAGGATAATGCCGATTAATAATTTTGTGCTTGCCACTGAGCCACTATCGATATCGCTGGGCAAAGAGTTGATCGCCAATGATTACGCTGTGCAGGATACCCTCTTTGTGATCAATTACTGGAAGCTTTCCGGCGATAATCGCCTGATTTTTGGCGGGGGGGAAAACTACACGACCAGATTTCCCAAGGATATACCTGGCTTTGTGCGCAAGTATATGCTGCGCGTCTATCCCCAGTTAGCCAATATACGGATTGACTACGGTTGGGGAGGCACCCTTGCCATCACTCTGAATCGCCTGCCAAATTTAGGCAGGTTAGAGCCGAATGTGTATTACAGTCAGGGCTATTCAGGCCACGGTGTCCCCACAGCGACTTTTGCCGGAAAACTGCTTGCGGAAGTGATCGCCGGTACAGAAGAGCACTTTGATATCCTGGCGCAGTTACCTGCGCACCGTTTTCCGGGGGGAACGCTGCTGCGCTGGCCCTGCCTGGTGCTGGGAATGCTCTATCACAGCCTGCTGGATCGATTCGGTCGTTAA
- a CDS encoding glutamine synthetase family protein — MDKIKHWLAEHKIAEVECLVPDMSGNARGKFTPTDKFLTQDSRLPESILVQTVTGGFVDEHNTLVDPADTDMLLVPDPNSVRLNPWANDPTAQIVHDCYTRDGQPHPISTRNILKFIIEKYLSKGWRPVVAPEVEFYLIKRNLNPDEKLSAPVGRSGRTEKNRQPYSIDAANEYEPIIEDMYDFCEAQGLDVDTLIHESGTAQMEINFLHGDPLTIADQVFTFKRTVRETALRHGIYATFMAKPMQDEPGSALHLHQSVVSVKTGENIFVDNHGKENDNFLNFIGGMQKYTPGFISFFAPNVNSYRRFIPEMAAPISLHWGYDNRTTGLRVPDSTPAGKRLENRFPGADCNPYLAIAASLACGYLGMINEVAPSAPYQGDCSKEPITLPRTQEHALSLLLECSEAAEIFGSKFVKAWSAIKRDEYEEFNRVISSWEREFLLLNV; from the coding sequence ATGGACAAAATCAAGCACTGGCTCGCAGAGCACAAAATTGCCGAAGTGGAATGTCTGGTGCCGGATATGTCGGGCAATGCCAGAGGAAAATTCACCCCCACAGACAAGTTCCTGACCCAGGACAGCCGCTTACCGGAAAGTATTCTGGTGCAAACCGTCACCGGTGGCTTTGTGGATGAGCACAATACACTGGTGGATCCGGCGGATACCGATATGCTGCTGGTGCCCGATCCCAATTCCGTTCGCCTCAACCCCTGGGCCAATGACCCCACTGCACAGATTGTCCATGACTGCTACACACGGGATGGCCAGCCGCATCCCATCAGCACACGCAATATTCTCAAATTTATTATAGAAAAATATCTATCAAAGGGTTGGAGACCGGTCGTGGCACCGGAAGTGGAATTTTATCTCATCAAGCGCAATCTGAATCCCGATGAAAAGCTTTCCGCCCCCGTTGGCCGTTCAGGACGCACGGAAAAAAACCGGCAGCCCTATAGCATTGATGCAGCGAATGAATATGAACCCATCATTGAAGATATGTACGATTTCTGTGAAGCACAGGGCTTGGATGTAGACACGCTGATACACGAATCGGGCACCGCACAGATGGAAATCAACTTCCTCCATGGCGACCCTTTAACAATTGCCGACCAGGTTTTTACTTTTAAGCGCACCGTGCGCGAGACCGCTCTGCGCCACGGTATTTATGCAACCTTTATGGCAAAACCCATGCAGGATGAACCCGGTAGTGCGCTACACCTCCACCAAAGTGTTGTCAGTGTGAAAACCGGGGAGAATATTTTTGTTGATAATCACGGAAAAGAAAATGATAATTTTCTGAATTTTATTGGCGGCATGCAAAAATACACCCCCGGATTTATCAGCTTCTTTGCCCCTAACGTAAATTCCTACCGGCGTTTTATCCCGGAAATGGCAGCGCCAATCAGTTTACACTGGGGATACGATAACCGCACTACAGGACTTCGAGTGCCCGATAGCACGCCAGCAGGAAAAAGGCTGGAAAACCGCTTCCCCGGTGCCGACTGTAATCCCTACCTGGCAATTGCTGCCTCCCTTGCCTGCGGCTATCTGGGCATGATCAATGAAGTGGCACCGAGTGCACCGTATCAGGGCGACTGCTCAAAAGAGCCCATTACTCTGCCCCGCACACAGGAGCATGCGCTCAGCCTCTTATTGGAATGCAGTGAGGCTGCTGAAATATTTGGCAGCAAGTTCGTAAAAGCATGGAGTGCCATAAAACGCGATGAATATGAAGAATTCAATAGAGTTATCAGTTCCTGGGAGAGGGAATTTCTCCTTCTAAACGTGTAA
- a CDS encoding M4 family metallopeptidase, with amino-acid sequence MKHLVGVTCTLAMAISAQAAERIPATVDMLSPQALTAIAGSDIGLKKVRERTLSNGRTIARYQQTHKGIPIWGQTVTSSGQGLITEVHGNVLTGLELEVPNVRASIDGNNALERAMNHQITMRSQQGSVERALSLPALKLEANNPKKELYIYINEKDEARLAYLVNWVEYGDKPTRPFYFIDAMTGEVIQHWDGLNFQQYQDATGPGGNQKTGRYEYGTDFPPMVVDSNCRMDNPNVETVDMNHRTSGGTIHQFTCPYNDYKQINGAFSPLNDAHFFGSVVFDLYSDWYNTSPLTQKLRMRVHYGNSFENAFWDGSQMTFGDGRNIFYPLVSLDVSAHEVSHGFTQQNSNLRYSGQSGGINEAFSDIAGEAAEFYMRGSNDWLVGAEIFKSSGALRYFEDPTRDGRSIGHASDYVDGMDVHFSSGVFNRAFYLISNTNGWTTRTAFDTFVLANQMYWSQDSNFVDGACGVVSATEDLGYDVSAVTAAFDTVGVSTSNCGGTEPPTGGELENGVPEEDLSGNTGQEIHYTLEVPAGSTDLSFAMSGGTGDADLYVRFGAAPTTSTYDCRPYTSGNNETCTVSNVQEGTYYVMVRAYTSFSGVSLVGNYAGSGASGWEETDLSGSQRSWQHFTLDVASGMSALTAAMSGGSGDSDLYVRYGSTPTRDTWDCRPYKWGNDESCSIDNPQAGTWHISIRGYSSYSDVTLSAQAE; translated from the coding sequence ATGAAGCATCTAGTAGGAGTTACCTGCACTTTAGCCATGGCTATTAGTGCCCAGGCCGCCGAGCGCATCCCCGCCACAGTGGATATGCTCTCGCCCCAGGCATTAACCGCCATTGCCGGGTCGGATATCGGGCTCAAAAAAGTGCGTGAACGCACATTGAGCAATGGCAGAACTATCGCCCGCTATCAACAGACCCACAAGGGGATTCCCATTTGGGGCCAAACAGTAACCAGCTCTGGCCAGGGACTGATCACCGAGGTGCACGGCAATGTGCTCACTGGTCTGGAGCTGGAAGTACCCAATGTTCGCGCTTCTATTGATGGCAACAATGCGCTCGAACGCGCAATGAATCACCAGATCACCATGCGCAGCCAGCAGGGGTCGGTCGAACGCGCACTTTCCCTGCCCGCGCTCAAACTGGAAGCCAACAACCCCAAGAAAGAACTCTATATCTATATCAATGAAAAGGACGAGGCCCGCCTGGCTTATCTGGTCAACTGGGTGGAGTACGGCGATAAGCCCACCCGCCCCTTCTACTTTATTGACGCAATGACCGGCGAAGTCATCCAGCACTGGGACGGCCTGAACTTCCAGCAGTATCAGGATGCCACCGGCCCCGGCGGCAACCAGAAAACCGGCCGCTACGAGTATGGTACTGACTTCCCGCCCATGGTAGTGGACAGCAACTGCCGCATGGATAATCCCAATGTGGAAACGGTGGACATGAATCACAGGACCAGTGGTGGCACCATCCATCAGTTCACCTGCCCTTACAATGACTACAAACAAATTAATGGCGCATTTTCACCACTAAATGATGCCCATTTCTTTGGCAGCGTGGTTTTCGACCTTTACAGTGACTGGTACAACACCTCTCCGCTAACCCAGAAGCTGCGGATGCGGGTGCATTATGGCAACAGCTTTGAAAACGCCTTCTGGGACGGCAGTCAAATGACCTTCGGCGATGGCCGCAATATCTTCTATCCGCTGGTCAGCCTGGATGTTTCCGCCCACGAAGTGAGCCACGGTTTCACCCAGCAAAATTCCAACCTCCGCTACAGTGGCCAGTCCGGCGGAATCAACGAGGCGTTTTCAGATATCGCCGGTGAAGCCGCTGAATTTTATATGCGTGGCAGCAACGACTGGCTGGTTGGTGCTGAGATCTTCAAATCCAGTGGCGCACTGCGCTACTTTGAAGATCCGACCCGTGATGGCCGCTCTATTGGTCACGCCAGTGACTACGTCGATGGGATGGATGTCCACTTCAGCTCCGGTGTCTTTAACCGTGCCTTCTACCTGATTTCCAATACCAACGGCTGGACCACCCGTACCGCCTTTGACACTTTTGTGCTTGCCAACCAGATGTACTGGAGCCAAGATTCAAATTTCGTTGATGGCGCCTGTGGTGTGGTCTCGGCAACCGAAGACCTCGGGTATGACGTATCGGCGGTCACGGCGGCTTTCGACACAGTGGGTGTATCCACCAGCAACTGCGGTGGCACCGAGCCCCCGACCGGTGGTGAGCTGGAAAACGGTGTCCCCGAAGAGGATTTGTCGGGCAACACCGGCCAGGAAATCCACTATACCCTGGAAGTCCCGGCAGGTTCGACCGACCTGAGCTTTGCCATGTCAGGCGGAACGGGTGATGCCGACCTGTATGTCCGCTTCGGTGCCGCCCCCACGACATCCACCTACGATTGCCGCCCCTATACCAGTGGCAACAATGAAACCTGTACTGTTTCCAACGTTCAGGAAGGCACCTACTATGTGATGGTCCGCGCTTACACCTCCTTCTCCGGCGTCAGCCTGGTAGGCAACTATGCCGGCAGCGGCGCAAGCGGCTGGGAGGAAACCGACCTGTCCGGCTCCCAACGCAGCTGGCAGCACTTCACCCTGGATGTGGCCAGTGGCATGTCCGCTCTTACCGCGGCAATGTCCGGCGGCAGTGGCGACAGTGACCTCTACGTACGCTATGGATCCACTCCCACCCGTGACACCTGGGATTGCCGTCCCTACAAATGGGGCAATGATGAAAGCTGCAGTATTGACAATCCTCAGGCAGGTACCTGGCATATCAGTATCCGGGGCTATTCCTCCTACTCAGACGTGACCTTGAGCGCTCAGGCGGAATAA
- a CDS encoding alanine/glycine:cation symporter family protein yields the protein MESFNQLMLSLDGFLGSAPWFPWVLLGVGFFFTIYLGFPQIRYFGHAIKVVQGKYDKPGDPGDASHFQALATALSGTVGTGNIGGVGLAIFLGGPAALFWMWMTAFLGMTTKFVEVTLSHKYRIKAADGYFAGGPMFYMERRLNMKWLAVLFAIATVICSFGTGSLPQVNNIAQAMHDSFGISKGLTGGVLAILLGMVIIGGIKRIAKVTSTIVPTMAFIYVIGALGVILYNYENIIPSFGAVFRDAFSGSAAVGGFLGASFAYAFNRGVNRGLFSNEAGQGSAPIAHAAARADEPVSEGMVSLLEPFIDTIIICTLTGLVILSSGVWTEKHENLFEGADTYVVEGRFDENNAEDVKQLFNYLSGQPSTVKTYNGSVVVDDGLVQNARDFTLIHARSIAEDLDFRVGDDSFTGVLTVVDGKFANADVDIWGKSLVHSVALTNKAFQRGFFGEYGGLIVTIGILLFAFSTAIAWSYYGDRSMIYLFGPKAVMPYRIVYVVAFFWAAIEDTTIIWNLSAVAIVIMTLPNLFGITVLAKEMKDTVKEYWKDPSQKKLADSEVLARK from the coding sequence TTGGAGTCCTTCAATCAACTAATGCTGTCACTGGACGGCTTTCTCGGTTCAGCGCCCTGGTTTCCCTGGGTGTTGCTGGGAGTCGGTTTCTTTTTCACTATCTATCTGGGGTTCCCGCAGATTCGTTACTTCGGGCACGCGATCAAAGTCGTACAGGGCAAGTACGACAAGCCCGGCGATCCCGGTGATGCCTCGCACTTTCAAGCCCTTGCGACCGCGCTTTCCGGTACTGTCGGTACCGGTAATATCGGTGGTGTGGGCCTCGCTATCTTCCTGGGAGGACCGGCTGCGCTATTCTGGATGTGGATGACCGCTTTCCTTGGCATGACAACCAAGTTTGTTGAGGTGACGTTGTCCCATAAATACCGTATCAAAGCCGCGGACGGCTACTTTGCCGGTGGCCCCATGTTCTATATGGAGCGCCGCCTCAATATGAAGTGGCTGGCTGTTCTGTTTGCCATTGCCACGGTGATCTGTTCATTTGGTACCGGGAGTCTTCCCCAGGTCAACAATATCGCCCAGGCCATGCACGATTCCTTTGGTATCAGCAAAGGGTTGACCGGTGGAGTGCTCGCTATCTTGCTGGGAATGGTGATCATTGGGGGTATCAAGCGGATTGCCAAGGTGACTTCCACCATCGTTCCCACCATGGCTTTCATTTATGTGATCGGTGCCCTTGGTGTTATTTTATATAACTATGAAAATATTATTCCTTCCTTTGGGGCCGTTTTCCGCGATGCTTTTTCCGGTAGTGCTGCGGTAGGCGGTTTTCTGGGTGCCAGCTTTGCCTACGCCTTTAATCGCGGGGTAAACCGGGGCCTCTTCTCCAATGAGGCGGGGCAGGGCTCAGCCCCGATTGCGCACGCCGCAGCGCGTGCCGATGAACCAGTTTCTGAGGGTATGGTTTCCCTGCTGGAACCGTTTATCGATACGATCATTATCTGTACTCTGACCGGCCTTGTGATTCTCTCCTCCGGGGTTTGGACAGAAAAGCATGAGAACCTGTTTGAAGGGGCGGACACCTATGTTGTGGAAGGCCGTTTTGATGAGAACAATGCTGAGGATGTGAAACAGCTGTTTAATTACCTGAGTGGCCAGCCAAGTACGGTAAAAACCTATAATGGCTCTGTAGTAGTGGACGACGGTCTTGTGCAGAATGCTCGGGATTTTACCCTGATTCATGCGCGTTCTATTGCCGAGGATCTGGATTTTCGCGTTGGCGATGACAGCTTCACGGGTGTTCTCACTGTGGTGGATGGCAAATTCGCCAATGCGGATGTCGATATCTGGGGTAAATCCCTGGTGCACTCGGTGGCATTGACCAACAAGGCTTTCCAGCGCGGTTTCTTTGGGGAATATGGTGGGCTGATTGTTACCATAGGCATTCTGCTGTTTGCCTTCTCCACAGCTATTGCCTGGTCTTATTACGGCGATCGCTCGATGATCTACCTGTTCGGGCCCAAAGCGGTGATGCCTTACAGAATTGTATATGTGGTTGCCTTTTTCTGGGCGGCAATCGAGGACACAACCATCATTTGGAACCTGTCTGCTGTGGCGATTGTGATCATGACCCTGCCCAACCTGTTTGGTATTACGGTGTTGGCAAAAGAAATGAAGGATACGGTAAAGGAATATTGGAAAGATCCCAGCCAAAAGAAACTGGCTGATTCCGAAGTGCTTGCTCGAAAGTGA
- a CDS encoding D-cysteine desulfhydrase family protein: protein MNRDGTAVRKSLPIELPARLRLANLPTPLQPLSRISERFSYPCGGPRIWVKRDDLTESGMSGNKLRKLEFVTAAATGQGCDTLITCGGIQSNHCRTTALVGARLGLQVQLLLRGGTSEEMDGNFLLDHLADASVAVYLAREYKEALSGLFQYWAEDYRSRGHRPFCIPTGASDGLGIWGYIEASRELMTDCLAYGFEPEHIVCATGSGGTQAGLTLGCHLLETGCKVTGYAVCDNAAYFQAKVREDIRHWCALVGEKIETDALAVCVNADYIGPGYAQAERPVYQTIAEVASLEGLLLDPVYTGKAFHGLLQDLNMGKYAGAKNLVFVHTGGQFALFPYRQHFSFLGD from the coding sequence ATGAACCGGGATGGAACCGCCGTGCGCAAAAGCCTGCCTATCGAGTTGCCCGCCCGTCTGCGGCTGGCCAATCTGCCGACACCGTTACAGCCCCTGAGTCGAATCAGCGAGCGCTTTTCCTACCCCTGTGGTGGGCCGCGAATCTGGGTGAAACGGGATGACCTGACTGAATCCGGGATGTCGGGCAATAAGCTTCGCAAACTCGAGTTTGTCACCGCTGCTGCCACTGGGCAGGGCTGTGATACGTTAATCACCTGCGGAGGAATACAATCCAACCACTGTCGCACCACAGCGCTTGTAGGGGCTCGGCTCGGTTTGCAGGTACAGTTGTTACTGCGTGGGGGAACCAGTGAGGAGATGGATGGCAATTTCCTGCTGGATCACCTCGCTGACGCAAGCGTGGCAGTGTATCTGGCAAGAGAATACAAAGAGGCGTTGTCCGGGCTTTTTCAATACTGGGCTGAGGATTATCGGTCCCGAGGCCATCGGCCTTTCTGTATTCCCACAGGTGCCAGCGACGGTCTTGGTATCTGGGGCTATATCGAAGCCTCCCGGGAGTTGATGACTGACTGCCTGGCCTATGGTTTCGAACCTGAGCATATTGTGTGCGCTACCGGAAGCGGGGGGACCCAGGCTGGTCTGACACTGGGTTGCCACCTTCTGGAGACCGGGTGCAAAGTCACTGGCTATGCTGTTTGTGACAATGCGGCCTATTTTCAGGCCAAGGTCAGGGAGGATATTCGCCATTGGTGTGCATTGGTGGGAGAAAAAATTGAAACCGATGCACTTGCGGTTTGTGTCAATGCGGATTACATCGGGCCGGGTTATGCCCAAGCAGAGCGACCGGTTTATCAAACCATCGCTGAAGTGGCAAGCCTCGAAGGACTGTTATTGGACCCGGTCTATACCGGCAAGGCCTTTCACGGGCTCTTGCAGGACTTGAACATGGGGAAATATGCTGGGGCTAAGAATCTGGTTTTTGTCCATACGGGGGGGCAGTTTGCCCTGTTTCCCTACCGACAGCACTTTTCATTTCTGGGGGATTGA
- the yajC gene encoding preprotein translocase subunit YajC: MSFFIPSAMAQQTGPAPQSNSMITLLMFAGLFAFMWFFIIRPQRKRQKEHQALVGALKKGDEVVMSSGMLGRVDKVDDDYIVLEVADNMSLKFQKVAVHAVLPKGTIKKI; encoded by the coding sequence ATGAGCTTTTTTATCCCTTCCGCTATGGCACAGCAAACCGGGCCGGCACCCCAGAGTAATTCAATGATTACCCTGCTGATGTTTGCGGGGCTGTTCGCGTTTATGTGGTTTTTTATTATCCGCCCCCAGCGCAAGCGCCAGAAAGAACATCAGGCATTGGTGGGTGCTCTGAAAAAAGGCGATGAAGTGGTCATGAGCAGTGGTATGTTGGGCCGGGTCGACAAAGTCGATGACGATTACATTGTTTTGGAGGTAGCGGACAATATGTCCCTGAAATTCCAGAAAGTGGCAGTGCACGCTGTATTGCCTAAAGGTACCATCAAAAAAATCTGA
- a CDS encoding helix-turn-helix domain-containing protein has product MNQTQPDQTSLSEDKSLQQARLSGDPNILDQLLAPPEATSFGIAARVIDVLEQRIGKASLAIRPVASDLSMSTRTLQRRLQEHSLSFASLRDHVRFRHAVHFLKDTALSVDGISRILDFSDRTSFTSAFKRWTGMSPTGYRRQVRQRF; this is encoded by the coding sequence ATGAACCAAACTCAGCCCGACCAGACTTCGCTATCTGAAGACAAATCCCTTCAGCAGGCCAGATTATCCGGAGATCCGAATATTCTCGACCAGCTCCTGGCCCCCCCGGAGGCAACCAGCTTTGGCATTGCCGCCCGGGTGATTGATGTGCTGGAACAGCGCATTGGCAAGGCCTCTCTCGCGATTCGCCCGGTCGCTTCCGATTTAAGCATGTCTACCCGCACTTTACAGCGCCGTCTGCAGGAGCACAGCTTGAGCTTTGCCTCGCTGCGCGATCATGTGCGATTCCGCCATGCAGTGCATTTTCTTAAGGATACCGCGCTCAGTGTCGACGGTATCTCTAGAATTCTCGATTTCTCGGACAGAACCAGTTTCACCAGTGCCTTCAAGCGCTGGACCGGTATGTCGCCAACGGGCTACCGGCGTCAGGTCCGTCAGCGCTTTTGA
- the bcp gene encoding thioredoxin-dependent thiol peroxidase, with protein MAFPKIGNLAPAFTLTNQNGEKVSLKDFRGKKHLVLYFYPKALTPGCTTQACGIRDSAEAFEQRNTVVLGVSPDSTGKLQRFIEKHGLNFDLLSDEEHKIAEKYGCWGLKKFMGREYMGLIRTTYIIDKSGRLRHIIDRVKTKTHDTEVLNWIDEHLN; from the coding sequence ATGGCTTTTCCCAAAATTGGCAATTTGGCACCGGCTTTTACCTTGACCAACCAGAATGGTGAGAAAGTCTCGCTAAAGGATTTTCGTGGCAAAAAGCATCTGGTGCTCTACTTCTACCCAAAAGCGCTGACGCCGGGTTGCACCACTCAGGCCTGCGGTATCAGAGATAGTGCCGAGGCGTTCGAGCAACGCAACACCGTAGTGCTGGGGGTCAGCCCAGATAGCACAGGCAAGTTACAGCGGTTTATTGAGAAGCACGGGCTCAACTTTGATCTCTTATCCGATGAAGAGCATAAAATCGCCGAAAAATATGGCTGTTGGGGCCTGAAAAAGTTTATGGGCCGGGAGTATATGGGCCTGATACGGACCACTTATATCATCGACAAAAGCGGACGTCTCCGACATATCATTGACCGGGTGAAAACCAAGACCCACGATACCGAAGTACTCAACTGGATCGATGAACATCTTAACTGA
- a CDS encoding DUF2244 domain-containing protein, translated as MVTEVGRYSPRCACILLQPNQSLSVSANLWVFFSLVAVSLGISLAFAFAGAWMILPFAGLEMLLLAVLFAYVCLEGTRREVIRIDDKQVVFDCCRGFRGQSIYHREFTRDSLVVLVRMGSGTAEPASVSFSGPEGCLEVGEFLTDAEKAELVERLGHVGICARKERAFQLHQF; from the coding sequence ATGGTTACTGAAGTCGGCCGTTACTCCCCCCGCTGCGCCTGTATCCTTCTTCAACCAAACCAGTCCCTGTCTGTTTCTGCAAATCTGTGGGTGTTCTTCTCCCTGGTCGCTGTTTCCCTCGGTATCAGCCTGGCCTTCGCCTTTGCCGGTGCCTGGATGATCCTGCCGTTTGCGGGTTTGGAAATGCTGTTACTGGCGGTGTTGTTTGCCTATGTGTGTCTGGAGGGCACCCGTCGCGAAGTGATTCGTATCGATGACAAGCAGGTCGTGTTCGATTGTTGCAGGGGGTTTCGCGGACAGAGCATTTACCATCGGGAGTTCACCAGGGACAGCCTGGTGGTTCTGGTGCGTATGGGTAGCGGGACTGCAGAACCGGCCTCGGTGAGCTTTAGCGGCCCTGAGGGGTGTCTGGAAGTGGGGGAATTCTTGACCGATGCGGAAAAGGCGGAGTTGGTTGAGCGATTGGGACATGTGGGTATCTGCGCGCGTAAAGAGAGGGCGTTTCAACTGCACCAGTTTTGA